In the genome of Penaeus monodon isolate SGIC_2016 chromosome 30, NSTDA_Pmon_1, whole genome shotgun sequence, the window ttatgtaaaaaaaacataatacaaaatctTTTTGTGGTACAGTCAGCTGGATTCAAAGAAcgttttgatatttaaaaaaatttttctttttttttgcatgtaccTGGTAACGGACCCGTGTTTGCATACACTTTATTACTTTGTCTGTGGTTCTGTCTGCCGTctgccccttttttatttgttggttttcTACTGCTGTGTCTTTAAACTGGCTTTATTTTgctaaatttttacatttttatagtatgtatatattttttatgtatgcaaaAGCAGTGAAAAaattttgtctcgtttttttatgcccttttttgTAAATGGGGGACATGTATGTTNNNNNNNNNNNNNNNNNNNNNNNNNNNNNNNNNNNNNNNNNNNNNNNNNNNNNNNNNNNNNNNNNNNNNNNNNNNATTTCCCCCCCATAAAAATTTAANNNNNNNNNNNNNNNNNNNNNNNNNNNNNNNNNNNNNNNNNNNNNNNNNNNNNNNNNNNNCNNNNNNNNNNNNNNNNNNNNNNNNNNNNNNNNNNNNNNNNNNNNNNNNNNNNNNNNNNNNNNNNNNNNNNNNNNNNNNNNNNNNNNNNNNNNNNNNNNNNNNNNNNNNNNNNNNNNNNNNNNNNNNNNNNNNNNNNNNNNNNNNNNNNNNNNNNNNNNNNNNNNNNNNNNNNNNNNNNNNNNNNNNNNNNNNNNNNNNNNNNNNNNNNNNNNNNNNNNNNNNNNNNNNNNNNNNNNNNNNNNNNNNNNNNNNNNNNNNNNNNNNNNNNNNNNNNNNNNNNNNNNNNNNNNNNNNNNNNNNNNNNNNNNNNNNNNNNNNNNNNNNNNNNNNNNNNNNNNNNNNNNNNNNNNNNNNNNNNNNNNNNNNNNNNNNNNNNNNNNNNNNNNNNNNNNNNNNNNNNNNNNNNNNNNNNNNNNNNNNNNNNNNNNNNNNNNNNNNNNNNNNNNNNNNNNNNNNNNNNNNNNNNNNCATTACNNNNNNNNNNNNNNNNNNNNNNNNNNNNNNNNNNNNNNNNNNNNNNNNNNNNNNNNNNNNNNNNNNNNNNNNNNNNNNNNNNNNNNNNNNNNNNNNNNNNNNNNNNNNNNNNNNNNNNNNNNNNNNNNNNNNNNNNNNNNNNNNNNNNNNNNNNNNNNNNNNNNNNNNNNNNNNNNNNNNNNNNNNNNNNNNNNNNNNNNNNNNNNNNNNNNNNNNNNNNNNNNNNNNNNNNNNNNNNNNNNNNNNNNNNNNNNNNNNNNNNNNNNNNNNNNNNNNNNNNNNNNNNNNNNNNNNNNNNNNNNNNNNNNNNNNNNNNNNNNNNNNNNNNNNNNNNNNNNNNNNNNNNNNNNNNNNNNNNNNNNNNNNNNNNNNNNNNNNNNNNNNNNNNNNNNNNNNNNNNNNNNTCCCACGTCAGTAAAGGCAATTTAGGCTAAAAACTTGTTTTANNNNNNNNNNNNNNNNNNNNNNNNNNNNNNNNNNNNNNNNNNNNNNNNNNNNNNNNNNNNNNNNNNNNNNNNNNNNNNNNNNNNNNNNNNNNNNNNNNNNNNNNNNNNNNNNNNNNNNNNNNNNNNNNNNNNNNNNNNNNNNNNNNNNNNNNNNNNNNNNNNNNNNNNNNNNNNNNNNNNNNNNNNNNNNNNNNNNNNNNNNNNNNNNNNNNNNNNNNNNNNNNNNNNNNNNNNNNNNNNNNNNNNNNNNNNNNNNNNNNNNNNNNNNNNNNNNNNNNNNNNNNNNNNNNNNNNNNNNNNNNNNNNNNNNNNNNNNNNNNNNNNNNNNNNNNNNNNNNNNNNNNNNNNNNNNNNNNNNNNNNNNNNNNNNNNNNNNNNNNNNNNNNNNNNNNNNNNNNNNNNNNNNNNNNNNNNNNNNNNNNNNNNNNNNNNNNNNNNNNNNNNNNNNNNNNNNNNNNNNNNNNNNNNNNNNNNNNNNNNNNNNNNNNNNNNNNNNNNNNNNNNNNNNNNNNNNNNNNNNNNNNNNNNNNNNNNNNNNNNNNNNNNNNNNNNNNNNNNNNNNNNNNNNNNNNNNNNNNNNNNNNNNNNNNNNNNNNNNNNNNNNNNNNNNNNNNNNNNNNNNNNNNNNNNNNNNNNNNNNNNNNNNNNNNNNNNNNNNNNNNNNNNNNNNNNNNNNNNNNNNNNNNNNNNNNNNNNNNNNNNNNNNNNNNNNNNNNNNNNNNNNNNNNNNNNNNNNNNNNNNNNNNNNNNNNNNNNNNNNNNNNNNNNNNNNNNNNNNNNNNNNNNNNNNNNNNNNNNNNNNNNNNNNNNNNNNNNNNNNNNNNNNNNNNNNNNNNNNNNNNNNNNNNNNNNNNNNNNNNNNNNNNNNNNNNNNNNNNNNNNNNNNNNNNNNNNNNNNNNNNNNNNNNNNNNNNNNNNNNNNNNNNNNNNNNNNNNNNNNNNNNNNNNNNNNNNNNNNNNNNNNNNNNNNNNNNNNNNNNNNNNNNNNNNNNNNNNNNNNNNNNNNNNNNNNNNNNNNNNNNNNNNNNNNNNNNNNNNNNNNNNNNNNNNNNNNNNNNNNNNNNNNNNNNNNNNNNNNNNNNNNNNNNNNNNNNNNNNCAAANNNNNNNNNNNNNNNNNNNNNNNNNNNNNNNNNNNNNNNNNNNNNNNNNNNNNNNNNNNNNNNNNNNNNNNNNNNNNNNNNNNNNNNNNNNNNNNNNNNNNNNNNNNNNNNNNNNNNNNNNNNNNNNNNNNNNNNNNNNNNNNNNNNNNNNNNNNNNNNNNNNNNNNNNNNNNNNNNNNNNNNNNNNNNNNNNNNNNNNNNNNNNNNNNNNNNNNNNNNNNNNNNNNNNNNNNNNNNNNNNNNNNNNNNNNNNNNNNNNNNNNNNNNNNNNNNNNNNNNNNNNNNNNNNNNNNNNNNNNNNNNNNNNNNNNNNNNNNNNNNNNNNNNNNNNNNNNNNNNNNNNNNNNNNNNNNNNNNNNNNNNNNNNNNNNNNNNNNNNNNNNNNNNNNNNNNNNNNNNNNNNNNNNNNNNNNNNNNNNNNNNNNNNNNNNNNNNNNNNNNNNNNNNNNNNNNNNNNNNNNNNNNNNNNNNNNNagatagagagacagatagtaaATAATGGATACGACATAGTTTCTANNNNNNNNNNNNNNNNNNNNNNNNNNNNNNNNNNNNNNNNNNNNNNNNNNNNNNNNNNNNNNNNNNNNNNNNNNNNNNNNNNNNNNNNNNNNNNNNAACATAGACNNNNNNNNNNNNNNNNNNNNNNNNNNNNNNNNNNNNNNNNNNNNNNNNNNNNNNNNNNNNNNNNNNNNNNNNNNNNNNNNNNNNNNNNNNNNNNNNNNATGCACGGGGATATCATNNNNNNNNNNNNNNNNNNNNNNNNNNNNNNNNNNNNNNNNNNNNNNNNNNNNNNNNNNNNNNNNNNNNNNNNNNNNNNNNNNNNNNNNNNNNNAAaacccgtacacacacactatNNNNNNNNNNNNNNNNNNNNNNNNNNNNNNNNNNNNNNNNNNNNNNNNNNNNNNNNNNNNNNNNNNNNNNNNNNNNNNNNNNNNNNNNNNNNNNNNNNNNNNNNNNNNNNNNNNNNNNNNNNNNNNNNNNNNNNNNNNNNNNNNNNNNNNNNNNNNNNNNNNNNNNNNNNNNNNNNNNNNNNNNNNNNNNNNNNNNNNNNNNNNNNNNNNNNNNNNNNNNNNNNNNNNNNNNNNNNNNNNNNNNNNNNNNNNNNNNNNNNNNNNNNNNNNNNNNNNNNNNNNNNNNNNNNNNNNNNNNNNNNNNNNNNNNNNNNNNNNNNNNNNNNNNNNNNNNNNNNNNNNNNNNNNNNNNNNNNNNNNNNNNNNNNNNNNNNNNNNNNNNNNNNNNNNNNNNNNNNNNNNNNNNNNNNNNNNNNNNNNNNNNNNNNNNNNNNNNNNNNNNNNNNNNNNNNNNNNNNNNNNNNNNNNNNNNNNNNNNNNNNNNNNNNNNNNNNNNNNNNNNNNNNNNNNNNNNNNNNNNNNNNNNNNNNNNNNNNNNNNNNNNNNNNNNNNNNNNNNNNNNNNNNNNNNNNNNNNNNNNNNNNNNNNNNNNNNNNNNNNNNNNNNNNNNNNNNNNNNNNNNNNNNNNNNNNNNNNNNNNNNNNNNNNNNNNNNNNNNNNNNNNNNNNNNNNNNNNNNNNNNNNNNNNNNNNNNNNNNNNNNNNNNNNNNNNNNNNNNNNNNNNNNNNNNNNNNNNNNNNNNNNNNNNNNNNNNNNNNNNNNNNNNNNNNNNNNNNNNNNNNNNNNNNNNNNNNNNNNNNNNNNNNNNNNNNNNNNNNNNNNNNNNNNNNNNNNNNNNNNNNNNNNNNNNNNNNNNNNNNNNNNNNNNNNNNNNNNNNNNNNNNNNNNNNNNNNNNNNNNNNNNNNNNNNNNNNNNNNNNNNNNNNNNNNNNNNNNNNNNNNNNNNNNNNNNNNNNNNNNNNNNNNNNNNNNNNNNNNNNNNNNNNNNNNNNNNNNNNNNNNNNNNNNNNNNNNNNNNNNNNNNNNNNNNNNNNNNNNNNNNNNNNNNNNNNNNNNNNNNNNNNNNNNNNNNNNNNNNNNNNNNNNNNNNNNNNNNNNNNNNNNNNNNNNNNNNNNNNNNNNNNNNNNNNNNNNNNNNNNNNNNNNNNNNNNNNNNNNNNNNNNNNNNNNNNNNNNNNNNNNNNNNNNNNNNNNNNNNNNNNNNNNNNNNNNNNNNNNNNNNNNNNNNNNNNNNNNNNNNNNNNNNNNNNNNNNNNNNNNNNNNNNNNNNNNNNNNNNNNNNNNNNNNNNNNNNNNNNNNNNNNNNNNNNNNNNNNNNNNNNNNNNNNNNNNNNNNNNNNNNNNNNNNNNNNNNNNNNNNNNNNNNNNNNNNNNNNNNNNNNNNNNNNNNNNNNNNNNNNNNNNNNNNNNNNNNNNNNNNNNNNNNNNNNNNNNNNNNNNNNNNNNNNNNNNNNNNNNNNNNNNNNNNNNNNNNNNNNNNNNNNNNNNNNNNNNNNNNNNNNNNNNNNNNNNNNNNNNNNNNNNNNNNNNNNNNNNNNNNNNNNNNNNNNNNNNNNNNNNNNNNNNNNNNNNNNNNNNNNNNNNNNNNNNNNNNNNNNNNNNNNNNNNNNNNNNNNNNNNNNNNNNNNNNNNNNNNNNNNNNNNNNNNNNNNNNNNNNNNNNNNNNNNNNNNNNNNNNNNNNNNNNNNNNNNNNNNNNNNNNNNNNNNNNNNNNNNNNNNNNNNNNNNNNNNNNNNNNNNNNNNNNNNNNNNNNNNNNNNNNNNNNNNNNNNNNNNNNNNNNNNNNNNNNNNNNNNNNNNNNNNNNNNNNNNNNNNNNNNNNNNNNNNNNNNNNNNNNNNNNNNNNNNNNNNNNNNNNNNNNNNNNNNNNNNNNNNNNNNNNNNNNNNNNNNNNNNNNNNNNNNNNNNNNNNNNNNNNNNNNNNNNNNNNNNNNNNNNNNNNNNNNNNNNNNNNNNNNNNNNNNNNNNNNNNNNNNNNNNNNNNNNNNNNNNNNNNNNNNNNNNNNNNNNNNNNNNNNNNNNNNNNNNNNNNNNNNNNNNNNNNNNNNNNNNNNNNNNNNNNNNNNNNNNNNNNNNNNNNNNNNNNNNNNNNNNNNNNNNNNNNNNNNNNNNNNNNNNNNNNNNNNNNNNNNNNNNNNNNNNNNNNNNNNNNNNNNNNNNNNNNNNNNNNNNNNNNNNNNNNNNNNNNNNNNNNNNNNNNNNNNNNNNNNNNNNNNNNNNNNNNNNNNNNNNNNNNNNNNNNNNNNNNNNNNNNNNNNNNNNNNNNNNNNNNNNNNNNNNNNNNNNNNNNNNNNNNNNNNNNNNNNNNNNNNNNNNNNNNNNNNNNNNNNNNNNNNNNNNNNNNNNNNNNNNNNNNNNNNNNNNNNNNNNNNNNNNNNNNNNNNNNNNNNNNNNNNNNNNNNNNNNNNNNNNNNNNNNNNNNNNNNNNNNNNNNNNNNNNNNNNNNNNNNNNNNNNNNNNNNNNNNNNNNNNNNNNNNNNNNNNNNNNNNNNNNNNNNNNNNNNNNNNNNNNNNNNNNNNNNNNNNNNNNNNNNNNNNNNNNNNNNNNNNNNNNNNNNNNNNNNNNNNNNNNNNNNNNNNNNNNNNNNNNNNNNNNNNNNNNNNNNNNNNNNNNNNNNNNNNNNNNNNNNNNNNNNNNNNNNNNNNNNNNNNNNNNNNNNNNNNNNNNNNNNNNNNNNNNNNNNNNNNNNNNNNNNNNNNNNNNNNNNNNNNNNNNNNNNNNNNNNNNNNNNNNNNNNNNNNNNNNNNNNNNNNNNNNNNNNNNNNNNNNNNNNNNNNNNNNNNNNNNNNNNNNNNNNNNNNNNNNNNNNNNNNNNNNNNNNNNNNNNNNNNNNNNNNNNNNNNNNNNNNNNNNNNNNNNNNNNNNNNNNNNNNNNNNNNNNNNNNNNNNNNNNNNNNNNNNNNNNNNNNNNNNNNNNNNNNNNNNNNNNNNNNNNNNNNNNNNNNNNNNNNNNNNNNNNNNNNNNNNNNNNNNNNNNNNNNNNNNNNNNNNNNNNNNNNNNNNNNNNNNNNNNNNNNNNNNNNNNNNNNNNNNNNNNNNNNNNNNNNNNNNNNNNNNNNNNNNNNNNNNNNNNNNNNNNNNNNNNNNNNNNNNNNNNNNNNNNNNNNNNNNNNNNNNNNNNNNNNNNNNNNNNNNNNNNNNNNNNNNNNNNNNNNNNNNNNNNNNNNNNNNNNNNNNNNNNNNNNNNNNNNNNNNNNNNNNNNNNNNNNNNNNNNNNNNNNNNNNNNNNNNNNNNNNNNNNNNNNNNNNNNNNNNNNNNNNNNNNNNNNNNNNNNNNNNNNNNNNNNNNNNNNNNNNNNNNNNNNNNNNNNNNNNNNNNNNNNNNNNNNNNNNNNNNNNNNNNNNNNNNNNNNNNNNNNNNNNNNNNNNNNNNNNNNNNNNNNNNNNNNNNNNNNNNNNNNNNNNNNNNNNNNNNNNNNNNNNNNNNNNNNNNNNNNNNNNNNNNNNNNNNNNNNNNNNNNNNNNNNNNNNNNNNNNNNNNNNNNNNNNNNNNNNNNNNNNNNNNNNNNNNNNNNNNNNNNNNNNNNNNNNNNNNNNNNNNNNNNNNNNNNNNNNNNNNNNNNNNNNNNNNNNNNNNNNNNNNNNNNNNNNNNNNNNNNNNNNNNNNNNNNNNNNNNNNNNNNNNNNNNNNNNNNNNNNNNNNNNNNNNNNNNNNNNNCTACAAAATGCATAATGCGATAAGTGAGAGTGGTAGGTTTCATTTATTAAgacggggtttttttattttttaaatttcactatAAACCCCAATACAACTATTTGAGGGGCTTTCCAAACGTAGGAGGGGCCTGCAATTTTTGTAGTTATTACCTATCTAGCCCATGGATAATCCCGGGTTTTACGAAATTTCGTTCTCGCTATAAAGAGGACGGAAAAATTTTTACGAAGGGTCACTAAATATTATGCTGctcaaataaaaatattcttcTTAACTTGATCACCATTGAAAATATAAgcgaaatttaaaaaagacaaaaaaattccttgaataaatagaaaggaaaaatgaagcgAATAAAAAAGCCTTTATACTCTCGCTCCCTCTTGAATTTGTGTTGACAGAGGGGTGCAGAAAGCGAacgaaaaaattatctttataaatactctctttatcactctctgcAACAATGTCTCGAGAAGCACCCACCGAGAAGCATTATGTCCCCCCTCGAGCTGGATGTCATGATTTGCTATGATAAACCCTCTTTGTTGGGAGGATATATGGGAAGGCCATATGTTACGTGGAAGGGAGGATTTGTTTTTATGTTGGTCGTGGCGGGGGCTAAAGGAGTATGGCATGCAGATTTTATTTTGGTGATAgggtcatttttaaaatttccgtaaattgggggaaaaaagggaaaacaaaaaaNNNNNNNNNNNNNNNNNNNNNNNNNNNNNNNNNNNNNNNNNNNNNNNNNNNNNNNNNNNNNNNNNNNNNNNNNNNNNNNNNNNNNNNNNNNNNNNNNNNNACCTTCTTTAAAACCTATGACACAATTGTTTGTcttaagaggaagaaagaaaagaagaaaaagaagataaaaaagtaagCAGGTATAAGCTTCATTTCTCTAATTGTAATGCAATAATCCTTGAAGTCCTGTTTTTATAGTATATTCTTAATATGAGTACTGATGAATACCTAAGCATACTGATCAATATTTTTCCTAAGCCTTTGCAACCCTCCTGCTAGCCCTCTCATATCCTACCAGTGGGAAACCACTGAACTAAACATTACGGATCATGAGTTAGTTATGACACTGCTCCCTATATTCCAAAAGAATTATCAGTATCAAGTCCAGTAATTGttttttaatcagaaaaaaaaaatgcaatctctCCTCGAACATGTTAATTACTCTTCTCTGCATCTGCTTTCTAACTATAATggtttaaatatgtaaaatattagaaaattaaaTGGAATGTTTACTTAGAAGATACCCCATTAAAGCAGAGATACTAAAATGCCNNNNNNNNNNNNNNNNNNNNNNNNNNNNNNNNNNNNNNNNNNNNNNNNNNNNNNNNNNNNNNNNNNNNNNNNNNNNNNNNNNNNNNNNNNNNNNNNNNNNNNNNNNNNNNNNNNNNNNNNNNNNNNNNNNNNNNNNNNNNNNNNNNTACTAAGgccatataaagataaagatcaaTAAGATCAATTTCAATGCGTAAACaacatattacataaattttgAGTTAATTTCTTGTGTGTACATGCCTATGTAATTGTATGAATGAGTGTTTGTTGTACACGTATTAAGTGCTAAAGTCCAAGCTGCCCCAGCTGAGGATGCTGATAAACTACATCTTAAAGCTGAGGAGCCTTGATAAGCTGATGAGTCTTGACAGAGTAACTCCTAAAGACTGAAAGGCTATTCCCAAGCTTCAATGTCAGTGCAAGTGTGATATACAGAGAGTGGAAGCTAATATATCTAGTTCTATTTGGCATCATTTTTTAGCTTATAGTCCTCTTTAGTTATACCACCCACAATCCCAACCCCTCCTCCTGTGTCTGGGTGGTTTCTCCTCCCTTGATATCCCTTCCAAGCCATCAAAGACAGCTGCAATCACCATCCAATGCCCTGCCCCCATCCCATggacctcctcctctctctttatacagcCTCCTCTGGCTATGGCTGAGCTACTCAtgacatgtttttctttttgtattttatttatttatattaatatataattcattactGTATAGGTAAAAATGATTATATGtcttattacaatatttatattttctctacatGTCCTTAAGTTTACTGCTATAAAAATGGTAACACCTTCAATTTTATAATAAACTATGCTGTAACTATTGGAGACAAACTTTTTCTAGTGTATAATATGCAGCTCTAAATATCAAAGCAGAAACTTTAACTTGTGGCTGGGGATGATGTGAGTTGAGGAACTGTGGTCTTTGGTGGTTGAGGAGGTTATATAtgtgtagaaaaaaattaatactatgaTACTATTATCCCAGTCAAAACTACAATCACTTAAAATACATCAACCAATCTACATTAGAATACTAATGTACTGACAAGCACATAATTAATATATCCATAGCttccaaaaatcaaaatcaaaagcaGACTACAGGCACTGACGTCAACTCTGTGCATTAAAAAACCTTAATAATGTAATAGTTACACCCGGTACCTCCGAAGAGATACATATGATCGTTGTGAACCGCTGCACAGGACCCTGAGAGCTGCTGGGGAATATCACCTCGGCTTAGTTTTCGTTTCCTGCAATCAATATGAAAATCTTAAATATTGATAGCTAGAAGAGGTAATGGTCAGATATTCATGGTAATGCAGAGATTTAAATGAATATTTGCATAAAAGTAACCAAACATGTTTTCATCAATTAATCAATCTACCCATTAAGGCATCTATAAAACCAACATGAATATAATTCTTTATGTCNNNNNNNNNNNNNNNNNNNNNNNNNNNNNNNNNNNNNNNNNNNNNNNNNNNNNNNNNNNNNNNNNNNNNNNNNNNNNNNNNNNNNNNNNNNNNNATCTGACTAGGAATGACACTATGTATACGTACCACACATCAAGGAGGGGTTCATATATCCACACATCAATGGCACTATGGTACATACATTTACTATGAGTCGTaagtgtgtatggatgtgtgtgggcAAGTTCCTgttgaatgagaaaagaaaatatatagtttatatcatCTTTTACTTTTCTATTGCAGTTAGCATTGTTAACAACNNNNNNNNNNNNNNNNNNNNNNNNNNNNNNNNNNNNNNNNNNTGCATATCCATGACTTATGtccatgataaaaaatatgaaatactgtCTATTGTTATTTGGTCTAAAACTTGtgaagttaaaatttttattgcatGAATAAGGGATAACTGCTCTTCAAACATAGGGCCCCTTCAAACATCAGTATAGACATGGTAAAATCTGATAGGAAATTTCACCAAAAATCTATGTTTACCCTCTGTCTGTCCAAGCAATtattatctacaaaaaaaaaccaaaagagtcTGTTTAGTAAAATCTATCCACATTTAAGCTTAATACTGTCAGAGCATTCTACATCAACAGtatcttcattatcacaattacagtatatctattatgattataaatacatttactaAAGTACACATTTTGTTAGACAGTTCTTGTTTTACATTACTTTAAGATGACAATACTTTTTCATGCAAGATTAGAATTAGACATCTATGACCTTAGTAGTATTAGGGTATCATAAAATATTTACCCAATATCCAGGATTTTATCTAATCTAATGGCTAGCAATGAATGTATTGCACTTAATCTACTTATGAATAGATGATTCCTGTGCTGTGGACAatttgatgcatatatatatttaattttaatcaatCCTAAATCCCTGAATTTCTTCTCTCTGATATTTCCAATTTCCAATAGGATAGAAGAGTTTGAGGGAAATCTTCAGTCTCAAAAGAATTGAATCTTCAAAGTCCTATTCTCCATGACTGTAGCAAGCCTGTCAAAAACCTGAAGGGATTCTTCCtgaatttttcattattgtgaatGAGATGTACAGTTTGTAGTATCTTCTaatgtttctattattgtttggCAAATTTCCTTCagccacacacataatatatatcatccccCTTACCCTCATTACCCTTGGCAGTCCTCCTCTGCCTGCAAAATAATAATTCTGGTGTTGTATAGCAAATTTCATCCAGTTCAACCCACagtctttatttccttctatatTCAAAATTTCACAtaccatactattatatatcatagggTGGCCTTCTCTTTTNNNNNNNNNNNNNNNNNNNNNNNNNNNNNNNNNNNNNNNNNNNNNNNNNNNNCTTTGGtacttataatcataaaaattgaaAGACATTTACAGTTATCTCCCCCATTTTCATTCCTccatgagagatttttttttcaacacatatTAGAGATATGGAAATTATGTACACAGCTTCTGATGCATAAAGTAGAGCTACCCATGCCATATGGGTATTTACCCCAAGACNNNNNNNNNNNNNNNNNNNNNNNNNNNNNNTCGTTGGATATGCCCCTGGACCCTTGCACAATTTATTTGTAATTAATCCCCTGGACCCTTTNNNNNNNNNNNNNNNNNNNNNNNNNNNNNNNNNNNNNNNNNNNNNNNNNNNNNNNNNNNNNNNNNNNNNNNNNNNNNNNNNNNNNNNNNNNNNNNNNNNNNNNNNNNNNNNNNNNNNNNNNNCCTAATAATATTTGTATGCTTGTCCTCTCCATGTTAttactaacaatttttttttgctgaatcAATGTACTTATAAGGATTTTTAAAATTCAGCCAAGGAATAATATAATAANNNNNNNNNNNNNNNNNNNNNNNNNNNNNNNNNNNNNNNNNNNNNNNNNNNNNNNNNNNNNNNNNNNNNNNNNNNNNNNNNNNNNNNNNNATCTTCCTTTAATTNNNNNNNNNNNNNNNNNNNNNNNNNNNNNNNNNNNNNNNNNNNNNNNNNNNNNNNNNNNNNNNNNNNNNNNNNNNNNNNNNNNNNNNNNNNNNNNNNNNNNNNNNNNNNNNNNNNNNNNNNNNNNNNNNNNNNNNNNNNNNNNNNNNNNNNNNNNNNNNNNNNNNNNNNNNNNNNNNNNNNNNNNNNNNNNNNNNNNNNNNNNNNNNNNNNNNNNNNNgtatgtgtatgaatgtgtgaacCANNNNNNNNNNNNNNNNNNNNNNNNNNNNNNNNNNNNNNNNNNNNNNNNNNNNNNNNNNNNNNNNNNNNNNNNNNcgtgcgcgcgcgcgcgcacatttgCGGACATGCATTTATGTAAAAGCATGCAATTATGTGTGCCTGCATGTGTGCAGGTATTTGCGCGTGTCTCTGCAGTTGGACGTTTACGTTCGTTCCTATCCATTACGATAAATGACCCTGATCTACCAAAATCAAATCTGCATGCCATACATCCTTTAGCAACCGCCTACGaccaacataaaaacaaactcctctcctctccacgtATACATATGGCCTTACCATATATCCTCCCCACACAAAGAGGCGTTTATCATAGCTAATCATGACATGGCCAGCTCGACGGTGGACATAATGCTTCTCGGTAGGTGCTTCTCGAGACATTGTTgcag includes:
- the LOC119592547 gene encoding kelch domain-containing protein 1-like (The sequence of the model RefSeq protein was modified relative to this genomic sequence to represent the inferred CDS: added 140 bases not found in genome assembly) gives rise to the protein MSREAPTEKHYVHRRAGHVMISYDKRLFVWGGYMELAHTHPYTLTTHSKCMYHSAIDVWIYEPLLDVWKRKLSRGDIPQQLSGSCAAVHNDHMYLFGGWTNNENDEVENSCNNLWRLHLPTLTWRCYTRGTSPYSCDKAACWV